Proteins encoded in a region of the Stieleria neptunia genome:
- a CDS encoding Uma2 family endonuclease has protein sequence MSFQTETPGKLGYAHYVGFPDDGRRHEIIDGDHYVNPAPSTYHQTVSKRLQYQLYTQFELAGKGLVFDAPVDVQLTAHDIVQPDLVVILNAKTQMITPTKIKGIPDLIVEIISPSSSDNDRKLKKELYERVGVTEYWIADPFEHLIEQWVLQSGGYQMQPVSDPLCPTIDPQVRVPMSEIW, from the coding sequence ATGTCGTTTCAAACGGAAACACCCGGCAAATTGGGCTATGCACATTACGTGGGTTTCCCCGATGATGGCCGCCGTCATGAAATCATCGATGGAGACCACTACGTGAATCCTGCTCCGAGCACGTATCATCAAACCGTCTCCAAGCGACTGCAGTATCAGCTTTACACCCAATTCGAACTGGCAGGTAAGGGGCTCGTTTTTGATGCTCCTGTTGATGTTCAATTGACGGCACACGACATCGTCCAGCCGGATCTGGTCGTCATTCTTAACGCCAAAACCCAGATGATCACTCCGACCAAGATCAAGGGCATACCGGATCTGATCGTCGAGATTATTTCGCCATCGAGCTCGGACAACGATCGAAAGCTAAAGAAGGAACTCTACGAGCGAGTCGGGGTGACGGAATACTGGATCGCCGACCCGTTTGAGCACTTGATTGAACAGTGGGTCCTGCAATCAGGCGGTTACCAAATGCAGCCGGTTTCGGATCCGCTCTGCCCGACGATCGATCCCCAGGTGCGGGTCCCGATGAGCGAGATCTGGTGA
- a CDS encoding sulfatase family protein: MPRVSAIRFALICFALLLPRYLDAADTKPNFVIIFADDQGYGDLGCFGSTKIKTPNIDRMAAEGRRFTNFMVASPVCTPSRAALLTGCYPKRVGMHQHVLFPASTKGLNPTEHTIADHLKAQGYATACFGKWHLGHHPETLPQQNGFDTYLGIPYSNDMNHPDNQGKPRVPSDELWKNQESAITLWNTPLMENEKIVELPVDQRTVTRRYTDRAVDFIKTNQDAPFFLYLPHSMPHIPLYVPADVYDPDPQNAYTCVIEHIDAEVGRVMDTIRELDLADNTYVIYTSDNGPWLQFKNHGGSAGPLRAGKGTTFEGGQRVPCVMWGPGRIPAGTECDELVGTIDLLPTIAAITESPLAKDRKIDGMDVSGLLTGTWDQTPREEYLYYTSRGAIEGLRKGKWKLLVKKKTPPRNRPNAKVPPPEILLFDLSQDIGEQTNLAAEKPELVASMRSRMEELDAEVTANAREPWRK; encoded by the coding sequence ATGCCCCGTGTCTCCGCGATCCGCTTTGCGCTGATTTGCTTTGCCTTGCTCCTGCCGCGCTATCTCGATGCGGCGGACACCAAACCGAACTTTGTGATCATCTTCGCCGACGACCAGGGCTACGGCGACTTGGGCTGCTTCGGCTCGACCAAGATCAAAACGCCGAACATCGATCGGATGGCCGCCGAAGGCCGACGGTTCACCAATTTCATGGTCGCCTCCCCGGTCTGCACCCCGTCTCGGGCCGCCCTGCTGACCGGATGCTACCCCAAACGCGTCGGGATGCACCAACACGTCTTGTTTCCCGCGTCGACCAAGGGACTCAATCCGACCGAACACACCATCGCCGACCACCTGAAAGCCCAAGGCTACGCAACGGCATGCTTCGGCAAGTGGCACCTGGGACATCATCCCGAAACGCTGCCCCAGCAAAACGGGTTTGACACCTACTTGGGGATCCCCTACTCCAACGACATGAACCATCCGGACAACCAGGGCAAGCCCCGGGTGCCGTCGGACGAATTGTGGAAGAATCAGGAAAGTGCGATCACGTTGTGGAACACGCCGCTGATGGAAAATGAAAAGATCGTCGAGTTGCCGGTCGATCAACGCACCGTCACGCGGCGCTACACCGACCGAGCCGTCGATTTCATCAAAACCAATCAAGACGCCCCGTTTTTCCTGTACCTGCCGCATTCGATGCCGCACATTCCGCTGTATGTCCCCGCAGATGTTTATGACCCCGATCCGCAAAACGCGTACACCTGCGTGATCGAGCACATCGACGCCGAAGTCGGACGGGTGATGGACACGATTCGCGAACTGGACTTGGCCGACAACACCTACGTGATCTACACGTCCGACAACGGCCCCTGGTTGCAATTTAAAAACCACGGCGGTTCGGCCGGACCGTTGCGGGCCGGCAAAGGCACGACGTTCGAAGGCGGCCAACGGGTGCCCTGCGTGATGTGGGGGCCCGGCCGCATTCCCGCCGGAACCGAATGCGACGAACTTGTCGGCACCATCGACTTGCTGCCCACCATCGCCGCGATCACCGAATCGCCACTTGCCAAAGACCGCAAGATCGACGGCATGGATGTCTCGGGACTGTTGACCGGAACCTGGGACCAAACGCCGCGTGAGGAGTACCTGTACTACACCTCGCGAGGCGCCATCGAAGGGCTGCGGAAAGGCAAATGGAAACTGCTGGTCAAGAAGAAAACCCCACCACGCAATCGGCCCAACGCCAAAGTGCCCCCGCCGGAGATTTTGTTGTTCGATTTGTCACAAGACATCGGCGAGCAAACGAATCTGGCTGCGGAAAAACCAGAACTCGTCGCGTCGATGCGTTCCCGAATGGAAGAGCTGGACGCCGAAGTCACCGCCAACGCAAGAGAACCCTGGCGCAAGTAG
- a CDS encoding amidohydrolase family protein — MNRHSPIHRLATVAAMILCFAGTAAAHDQIPGAPQTKPIALVGGTIHPVDGKPIDNGTVVFDQGKVTAVGKKVTLPKGCKTVDVAGKHVYPGLMESLSNIGLAEVNAVRSTIDTDEVGDENGNLRPWVAVNADSEWIPVARAGGVLLASIAPKRGDIRGQSGVIQLDGWTYKDMLIKGDTGLVVDWRGYDSRKSNEADRAKDRDERLKRLSDRLETAARYAIARQARPDATPTDLRLEALVPVLEGTTPMIIDADSRREIEAAVSFCVSRGIRPIIYGGYDAPLCAAMLKQYDVPVIVHATYRLPLRRYDPYDHPYTLPRRLMDAGIRFAIGGAGSGSPGGGAAARNLPYHAAVAVAYGLPADQAIRAITLAPAEIMGVGDRVGSITVGKDATLIVVDGDVLQTESHVTAAYVAGAEVDLGSKHKTLAEKYRRKYEQP, encoded by the coding sequence GTGAATCGCCACTCACCGATCCACCGTCTGGCGACGGTCGCTGCGATGATCCTTTGCTTCGCCGGCACCGCCGCCGCCCACGACCAGATCCCCGGCGCTCCGCAAACCAAACCGATCGCGCTGGTCGGCGGGACGATCCATCCCGTCGACGGCAAACCCATCGACAACGGCACCGTCGTCTTTGACCAAGGCAAGGTCACCGCGGTGGGGAAAAAAGTGACGTTGCCGAAGGGATGCAAGACGGTCGACGTCGCCGGCAAACACGTCTATCCCGGGTTGATGGAATCGCTGTCCAACATCGGACTGGCGGAAGTCAACGCGGTGCGTTCCACCATCGATACCGACGAGGTCGGAGACGAAAACGGAAACCTGCGGCCTTGGGTCGCGGTCAATGCCGACAGCGAATGGATCCCGGTCGCCAGGGCCGGAGGCGTGCTGCTGGCGTCGATCGCGCCCAAACGCGGGGACATCCGCGGCCAGTCGGGCGTGATTCAATTGGACGGCTGGACGTACAAGGACATGCTGATCAAGGGCGATACCGGGCTGGTGGTCGACTGGCGCGGCTACGATTCGCGCAAAAGCAACGAAGCGGATCGGGCCAAGGATCGTGATGAACGATTGAAAAGACTTTCGGATCGATTGGAGACCGCGGCTCGCTATGCGATCGCCCGGCAGGCACGCCCGGACGCGACGCCGACGGATTTGCGTCTGGAAGCGTTGGTGCCGGTGCTGGAAGGCACGACGCCGATGATCATCGACGCCGATTCGCGACGTGAAATCGAAGCGGCGGTTTCGTTTTGCGTTTCGCGCGGGATCCGACCGATCATCTATGGCGGCTATGACGCACCGCTGTGTGCCGCGATGCTGAAGCAATACGACGTGCCGGTGATCGTCCACGCGACGTATCGATTGCCACTGCGACGGTATGATCCCTATGACCACCCCTACACGCTGCCGCGTCGGTTGATGGATGCGGGGATTCGTTTCGCGATCGGTGGTGCGGGGTCGGGCAGTCCCGGTGGCGGGGCGGCGGCCAGGAATTTGCCGTACCATGCCGCCGTCGCGGTGGCGTACGGGTTGCCGGCCGATCAAGCGATTCGGGCGATCACGCTCGCGCCGGCGGAGATCATGGGCGTGGGCGATCGCGTCGGTTCGATCACGGTCGGCAAAGACGCCACGTTGATCGTCGTTGACGGCGATGTCTTGCAGACCGAGTCCCATGTCACCGCGGCCTACGTCGCCGGCGCGGAAGTCGACCTGGGCAGCAAGCACAAGACGCTGGCGGAGAAGTATCGCCGCAAGTATGAGCAGCCGTGA